The following are encoded together in the Pseudomonas sp. IB20 genome:
- a CDS encoding methyl-accepting chemotaxis protein, with protein sequence MNLKFSHKILLAASGVVVLAFALFTFYNDYLQRSTIKQNLESSIQQSGELTASSVQNWLSGRILVLENLAQNVAHQGSAADLPGLVDQPAFTSNFQFTYVGQTNGVFTQRPDAKMSDDYDPRQRPWYKQAVAADKTMLTPPYMAAVGGQIVTIALPVKKNGELLGVVGGDLSLQTLVKIINSVDFGGMGHAFLVSADGQVIVSPDQAQVMKNLKDIYPGANLRIEKVSQDVVLNGKDRILSFTPISGLPGADWYIGLSIDKDKAYAPLGKFRTSALIAMLIAVVAIAVLLSLLIQVLLRPLTTMGVAMQDIAQGEGDLTRRLDVTTKDEFGEVGSAFNQFVERIHASISEVSSATRQVHDLSQRVMASSNASIIGSDEQSARTNSVAAAINELGAATQEIARNAADASQHASGASEQADDGRKVVEKTILAMSELSQKISLSCTQIETLNASTDNIGHILDVIKGISQQTNLLALNAAIEAARAGEAGRGFAVVADEVRNLAHRTQESAEEIHKMITSLQVGSREAVTTMNASQTSSEESVEVANQAGERLVSVTQRIVEIDGMNQSVAAATEEQTAVVETLNVDINQINLLNQQGVANLNETLKDCDALSQQASRLKQLVDSFKI encoded by the coding sequence ATGAATCTCAAGTTCAGTCATAAAATTCTGTTGGCCGCGTCAGGCGTCGTGGTTCTCGCTTTCGCGTTATTCACGTTCTACAACGACTACCTGCAGCGCAGCACCATCAAGCAAAACCTGGAGTCGTCTATCCAGCAATCGGGTGAACTCACCGCCAGCAGTGTGCAGAACTGGCTGAGTGGCCGGATTCTGGTCCTCGAAAACCTGGCGCAAAACGTTGCGCATCAGGGCAGTGCTGCCGACCTTCCAGGCCTGGTCGACCAGCCTGCATTCACCTCGAATTTCCAGTTCACTTATGTCGGTCAAACCAACGGCGTGTTCACCCAGCGCCCTGACGCCAAGATGTCCGACGATTACGACCCTCGTCAGCGTCCCTGGTACAAACAAGCGGTGGCCGCCGATAAAACCATGCTCACCCCGCCCTACATGGCAGCTGTGGGCGGGCAGATCGTGACCATCGCTCTGCCGGTCAAAAAGAACGGCGAACTGCTGGGTGTGGTCGGCGGCGACCTGAGCTTGCAAACCCTGGTGAAGATCATCAATTCGGTAGACTTCGGCGGCATGGGCCATGCGTTTCTGGTCAGCGCCGATGGCCAGGTCATCGTCAGTCCTGACCAGGCCCAGGTGATGAAAAACCTCAAGGACATCTACCCTGGCGCTAATCTGCGCATCGAGAAGGTCAGCCAGGACGTTGTCCTCAATGGCAAGGACCGTATCCTTTCGTTCACCCCGATCAGTGGTTTGCCCGGTGCAGACTGGTACATCGGTCTGTCGATCGATAAAGACAAAGCCTACGCACCACTGGGCAAGTTCCGTACTTCTGCGCTGATCGCCATGTTAATCGCGGTCGTCGCCATTGCGGTGCTCTTGAGCCTGTTGATTCAAGTGCTGCTACGCCCCCTGACCACCATGGGTGTTGCCATGCAGGACATCGCCCAGGGTGAGGGCGATTTGACTCGCCGCCTGGACGTGACCACTAAGGACGAGTTTGGCGAGGTTGGCAGTGCTTTCAACCAGTTCGTCGAGCGTATTCACGCGTCCATCTCGGAAGTGTCTTCGGCAACGCGTCAGGTACACGACCTGTCCCAGCGCGTGATGGCTTCGTCCAACGCTTCGATCATCGGTTCGGACGAGCAAAGTGCGCGGACCAATAGCGTGGCCGCGGCGATCAACGAATTGGGCGCCGCCACCCAGGAAATCGCGCGTAACGCCGCCGATGCTTCGCAGCACGCCAGTGGTGCCAGTGAACAGGCAGACGACGGTCGCAAGGTGGTAGAGAAAACCATCCTGGCGATGTCGGAGCTGTCGCAAAAAATTAGCCTGTCCTGCACCCAGATCGAAACCCTGAACGCCAGCACCGACAACATCGGCCACATCCTTGATGTGATCAAAGGCATCTCCCAGCAAACCAACCTGTTGGCGCTCAATGCCGCGATCGAGGCCGCGCGTGCCGGGGAAGCCGGGCGCGGGTTTGCCGTGGTTGCCGATGAAGTGCGTAACTTGGCGCACCGTACCCAGGAATCCGCCGAAGAGATCCATAAGATGATCACTTCGCTGCAAGTGGGTTCGCGTGAAGCGGTGACCACCATGAACGCCAGCCAGACCTCCAGCGAAGAAAGCGTGGAAGTGGCCAACCAGGCCGGTGAGCGCCTGGTCAGCGTGACTCAGCGAATCGTCGAGATCGATGGCATGAACCAATCGGTTGCTGCCGCCACCGAAGAGCAGACCGCTGTGGTTGAAACCCTCAACGTCGACATCAACCAGATCAACCTGCTGAACCAGCAGGGCGTGGCTAACCTCAACGAAACGCTCAAGGACTGCGATGCACTGTCCCAGCAGGCCAGCCGTCTGAAGCAATTGGTCGACAGCTTCAAAATCTGA
- a CDS encoding DUF3050 domain-containing protein — MHQHLLKQKKLQLCSHPLFIEITSVNKLHVFMEHHVFAVWDFMTLTKRLQQDLTCTHLPWLPPADPKAARLINEIVLGEESDEHPTHGHCSHFELYLEAMVEVGADTTSIQRFIELQRQGVEASAALHMLEVLPGVAGFVDSTLDIALNAPTHCVAAAFLHGRESVIPLMFERILHSNPCIVRQAPTLNYYLSRHIELDAQDHGPAAQQLLQRLIGTDTARQRQADDTALAAVQNRLSFWDAVRASLQEVQP; from the coding sequence ATGCACCAACACTTACTTAAACAAAAAAAACTGCAGTTATGCAGCCATCCGTTATTTATAGAAATAACTTCAGTCAACAAGTTACACGTTTTTATGGAGCACCATGTATTTGCCGTTTGGGACTTCATGACCTTGACCAAACGCCTGCAGCAGGACTTGACCTGCACGCATTTACCCTGGCTTCCGCCCGCCGACCCGAAAGCCGCCCGCCTGATCAATGAAATCGTGCTTGGAGAGGAGTCGGACGAACACCCAACACATGGCCATTGCAGCCACTTCGAACTGTATCTGGAAGCCATGGTGGAGGTAGGGGCCGACACCACTAGCATCCAGCGCTTCATTGAATTGCAGCGCCAGGGCGTGGAAGCAAGTGCAGCCTTACACATGCTTGAGGTGCTTCCCGGCGTGGCCGGCTTTGTCGACAGCACGCTGGACATCGCGTTAAACGCACCTACCCACTGCGTGGCGGCGGCCTTCCTGCACGGCCGCGAGAGTGTCATCCCGTTGATGTTCGAACGTATTCTGCACAGTAATCCATGCATTGTTCGTCAAGCACCCACCCTGAACTATTACCTCAGCCGCCACATCGAGCTGGACGCTCAAGACCATGGGCCAGCGGCGCAGCAATTACTCCAACGCCTGATCGGGACAGACACTGCCCGACAACGCCAGGCCGATGACACCGCCCTCGCCGCCGTGCAAAACCGCCTCAGCTTCTGGGACGCCGTGCGCGCCTCGCTTCAAGAGGTGCAACCATGA
- a CDS encoding GntR family transcriptional regulator, translating to MTQKPNPLSSIKISGPIPAHLARAVIEETLRNAILDGRLPCGTAMRQQELASLFGVSRMPVREALRQLEAQSLLHVVTHKGAVVAPLIEDNSAETYELRMLLESEALRLSTPFLTDADIAEADAYINALEQEKDYTEIGRLNRLFHMVLYGKAPNQRLLKLVEHGLNEEERFLRFNLEAMGLGETSQEDHRELLSLVAQKKVDESILTLRNHLMRGMEVITTYLNGLEACAKKGAQ from the coding sequence GTGACGCAGAAGCCGAACCCTTTAAGCAGCATCAAAATCAGCGGGCCTATTCCCGCCCATCTTGCTCGCGCCGTTATTGAAGAAACACTGCGTAATGCCATTCTCGATGGTCGATTGCCGTGTGGCACCGCGATGCGTCAGCAAGAGCTGGCTAGCCTGTTCGGCGTTAGCCGTATGCCCGTGCGCGAGGCTTTACGCCAACTGGAAGCTCAATCCTTGCTGCATGTGGTGACCCATAAGGGCGCCGTGGTTGCACCGTTGATCGAAGACAATTCGGCTGAGACCTATGAACTGCGCATGCTGCTTGAATCCGAAGCGTTGCGCCTCTCGACTCCGTTTCTCACCGACGCCGACATCGCTGAAGCCGATGCCTACATCAATGCGTTGGAGCAGGAGAAAGACTACACCGAGATTGGCCGTCTCAACCGCCTGTTCCACATGGTGTTGTATGGCAAGGCACCTAACCAGCGGCTGCTCAAACTGGTTGAACACGGTTTGAATGAGGAGGAACGCTTTCTGCGCTTCAACCTTGAGGCGATGGGCCTGGGCGAGACGTCCCAGGAAGATCACCGAGAACTGCTGAGCCTGGTGGCGCAGAAGAAAGTCGACGAGAGCATCCTGACGCTACGCAACCACTTGATGCGAGGGATGGAGGTAATCACCACCTACCTCAATGGTCTTGAAGCCTGCGCAAAGAAAGGCGCGCAGTAA
- a CDS encoding diiron oxygenase, with translation MTAVDYRSFAEDWERRATIRTRPRRLLENDDRLIYPLCRQPLVLSATFLEHCPQYRDFVLAQSFYKFINDVVIFETEIVGKTARNIAKNHFSLPFPLACRVDAMTVVVDEDYHALVALDFLQQTVEMTGIQPLDLPGQIELSHALPAAQAMAPAHLRDAVELIGVAIAENTVTHDVAAFSKDDSVKPSIRGLMADHLFDEGRHAQFWTQLVRLYWQAASTADRDSIAVTLPTFLAHYLTNDLQKGFDLHLIEHLDVSADVRHALQGEVAALDFPITRQHPLLGNIMGFLHQSGVLHTPSVALALSDYLPEPGRPA, from the coding sequence ATGACCGCCGTCGACTACCGCTCCTTTGCCGAAGACTGGGAACGCCGTGCAACGATCCGCACACGCCCTCGGCGCCTGCTGGAAAACGATGACAGGTTGATCTATCCGCTGTGCCGCCAACCACTGGTGCTGAGTGCAACCTTTCTGGAGCACTGCCCGCAGTACCGCGACTTTGTGTTGGCGCAAAGCTTCTACAAATTCATCAACGATGTGGTGATCTTCGAAACCGAGATCGTCGGCAAGACCGCCCGTAACATTGCCAAGAACCACTTTTCGCTGCCCTTCCCCCTCGCCTGTCGCGTGGACGCGATGACCGTCGTGGTGGATGAGGACTACCACGCGCTGGTCGCGCTGGACTTCCTGCAACAGACCGTGGAAATGACCGGCATACAGCCCCTCGACCTGCCTGGGCAAATCGAACTGAGCCATGCCCTGCCGGCAGCGCAGGCGATGGCACCGGCACACCTGCGCGATGCCGTGGAATTGATTGGCGTGGCCATCGCCGAAAACACCGTCACCCATGACGTAGCGGCGTTTTCCAAGGACGACAGCGTCAAGCCTTCCATCCGTGGCTTGATGGCCGATCACTTGTTTGATGAAGGGCGCCATGCGCAATTCTGGACGCAACTGGTGCGTCTCTACTGGCAAGCGGCAAGCACGGCCGACCGCGACAGTATCGCTGTTACCCTGCCGACCTTTTTGGCGCATTACCTGACCAACGATCTGCAAAAAGGCTTTGATTTACACCTGATCGAACACCTGGACGTCAGCGCCGATGTTCGCCACGCGCTACAGGGCGAAGTCGCAGCGCTGGACTTTCCCATCACCCGCCAGCACCCACTGCTCGGTAACATCATGGGGTTCCTGCATCAGAGCGGCGTGCTGCACACACCGAGCGTCGCCCTGGCCCTGAGCGACTACCTGCCCGAACCGGGGAGGCCGGCATGA
- the lapG gene encoding cysteine protease LapG — MAVSFIPSRIFSWLFSAIVLAGLMLGGLHADWDFSQISRKATALYGPLGEGQQRIDAWQRLLATQKQVDEQEQLKVVNLFFNKQMSYVEDTDLWHVVDYWETPIEALWKGAGDCEDYAIAKYFSLRHLGVSSDKLRITYVKALRQNRAHMVLTYYSTPDAIPLVLDSLMDEILPATRRTDLIPVYSFNAEGLYLPGAKGNKKVGDTKRLSRWQDVLKKMRAEGFPAEPAN, encoded by the coding sequence TTGGCGGTAAGTTTTATTCCCTCTCGAATCTTTAGCTGGCTGTTTTCAGCGATTGTGTTGGCCGGCCTTATGCTCGGCGGGCTGCATGCTGATTGGGATTTTTCCCAGATCAGCCGCAAGGCCACGGCCTTGTACGGGCCGCTGGGGGAGGGCCAGCAGCGTATCGACGCCTGGCAGCGGTTGCTGGCGACCCAAAAGCAGGTCGACGAACAGGAGCAGCTCAAGGTGGTCAACCTGTTCTTCAACAAGCAAATGTCTTACGTGGAAGACACCGACCTCTGGCACGTGGTCGACTACTGGGAGACGCCCATCGAAGCACTCTGGAAGGGGGCTGGCGACTGCGAGGACTACGCGATCGCCAAGTATTTCAGTTTGCGTCATTTGGGCGTCTCCAGCGACAAATTGCGCATTACCTACGTCAAGGCCTTGCGTCAGAATCGCGCTCACATGGTCCTGACGTATTATTCGACCCCAGACGCGATCCCGCTGGTGCTCGACAGCCTGATGGACGAAATCTTGCCGGCCACCCGCCGTACCGACCTGATTCCGGTGTACTCATTCAACGCCGAAGGTTTGTACTTGCCCGGCGCCAAGGGCAACAAGAAAGTCGGTGACACTAAACGCTTGTCGCGCTGGCAGGATGTGTTGAAAAAAATGCGTGCGGAAGGCTTCCCAGCCGAGCCTGCCAACTAG
- a CDS encoding SRPBCC family protein yields MKPLQPDTLIRNPNAAPLVASVEVPCEAARLWNVVGNFAGFDAFIPALSHIDMTGTGVGALRTKFFHDGHCVVEQLNSRDDEAMCMTWTTIYNTLGVARLWAAMRVEGLGEGCSRATWTLVGEPLETAQAEFEQFVQAFADSALQNVRQMLG; encoded by the coding sequence ATGAAACCGCTGCAACCGGATACATTGATCCGCAACCCGAATGCCGCACCGTTGGTGGCGTCTGTCGAAGTCCCGTGCGAAGCCGCTCGCCTGTGGAACGTGGTAGGCAACTTTGCAGGCTTTGATGCCTTCATTCCCGCCCTTTCGCACATCGACATGACGGGGACAGGTGTAGGCGCATTGCGCACGAAATTTTTCCACGATGGCCATTGCGTTGTAGAGCAACTCAACAGCAGGGACGACGAGGCCATGTGCATGACATGGACCACAATCTACAACACGTTGGGCGTCGCGCGGTTGTGGGCTGCAATGCGCGTGGAAGGGCTTGGCGAGGGGTGCTCCAGGGCGACCTGGACCCTGGTGGGCGAGCCACTGGAAACTGCGCAGGCAGAGTTTGAACAGTTTGTGCAGGCGTTCGCCGACAGCGCACTGCAGAACGTGCGCCAGATGCTCGGCTGA
- the lapD gene encoding cyclic di-GMP receptor LapD: MSLFKQLLIAICLFLVVAFSGSFMVSLESSRTQYVNQLRSHAQDAATALALSLTPNIDDPAMVELLVSSIFDSGYYASIRVVDLATDKTIVERSGIPDNNGVPNWFVKLIGLEPAGGDALVNRGWEQAARVEVVSHPMFALAKLWQSALGSLGWLLLCGAVSAVLGALLLRRQLKPLDYMVKQSHAIARREFLSVPDLPRTPELRRVVQAMNQMVEKLKALFQEQAERSEKLRNESYQDNLTGLANRRYFEMQLNARVSNPEDTNSGYLLLLRVKDLAGLNQRLGGQRTDQLLQAVGEQLLRECEPYPETHNLVTRIRGGEFAVLAPGLVRDEALQLAQNLESTLLSLQATGASDVTPVAYIGLAPFSHGDSPQALLTLADQALAQAEGQGDTSWVCLDHSAAASVGDDHHAWHTLLDQALTQQRFKLYFQPVVASQDPQLVLHYKVLSRLQDEDGQTIPAGRFLPWLERFGWTARLDRLMLEQVLKQMAGHSHSLALNLSAATLQDAQALNRIFELLRQHSNLGSRLTLEIGEEQLPEQALLEQLTKRLRELGFSLSLQRFGGRFSMIGNLARLGLAYLKIDGSYIRAIDQESDKRLFIEAIQRAAHSIDLPLIAERVETEGELKVIREMGIFGVQGQLFGEPAPWK, encoded by the coding sequence ATGTCTCTGTTCAAACAACTATTGATCGCAATCTGTCTGTTCCTGGTGGTCGCCTTCAGCGGCAGCTTCATGGTCAGCCTGGAAAGCTCGCGCACGCAATACGTCAACCAGCTGCGCTCGCATGCACAGGACGCGGCGACGGCGCTGGCATTGTCGCTGACGCCCAATATCGACGACCCGGCGATGGTCGAGTTACTGGTCAGCTCGATCTTCGACAGCGGCTATTACGCCAGCATTCGCGTGGTGGATCTGGCCACTGACAAAACCATCGTCGAGCGCAGCGGTATCCCCGACAACAACGGTGTGCCCAACTGGTTCGTGAAATTGATCGGCCTGGAGCCGGCCGGTGGTGATGCGCTGGTCAACCGCGGCTGGGAACAGGCGGCACGTGTAGAAGTGGTCAGCCACCCGATGTTCGCCCTGGCCAAGCTTTGGCAAAGCGCCTTGGGCAGCCTCGGCTGGCTGTTGCTGTGCGGTGCGGTGAGTGCGGTGCTGGGCGCGTTGCTGCTGCGTCGGCAACTGAAACCGTTGGACTACATGGTCAAGCAATCCCACGCCATTGCGCGCCGCGAGTTCCTCAGCGTGCCCGACCTTCCACGTACGCCGGAGCTGCGCCGTGTGGTGCAGGCCATGAACCAGATGGTAGAGAAGCTCAAGGCGCTGTTCCAGGAGCAGGCCGAGCGCAGTGAAAAACTGCGCAACGAATCCTATCAGGACAACCTCACGGGCCTCGCCAACCGCCGTTATTTCGAGATGCAGCTCAACGCCCGGGTGAGTAACCCGGAAGACACCAACTCCGGCTACCTGCTGCTATTGCGGGTCAAGGACCTGGCCGGTCTTAACCAGCGCCTGGGTGGTCAGCGCACCGACCAGTTGCTGCAAGCGGTCGGTGAACAACTGCTGCGCGAGTGCGAGCCGTACCCCGAAACCCACAACCTCGTCACCCGTATCCGCGGCGGTGAATTCGCGGTGCTGGCGCCCGGGCTGGTGCGCGATGAAGCGCTGCAATTGGCGCAGAACCTTGAAAGCACCTTACTCAGCCTGCAAGCCACCGGTGCCAGTGATGTGACGCCGGTCGCCTATATCGGCCTGGCGCCGTTCAGCCATGGCGATTCCCCCCAGGCGCTGTTGACCTTGGCTGACCAAGCCCTGGCCCAGGCCGAAGGGCAGGGCGACACCAGTTGGGTGTGCCTCGACCACAGTGCCGCCGCCAGCGTCGGTGATGATCACCATGCCTGGCACACCCTGCTTGACCAGGCCCTGACTCAGCAACGTTTCAAGCTGTACTTCCAGCCGGTCGTCGCCAGCCAGGACCCGCAGCTGGTCCTGCACTACAAAGTGCTGTCGCGTTTGCAGGATGAAGACGGCCAGACCATACCCGCCGGGCGTTTCCTGCCGTGGCTTGAGCGCTTCGGCTGGACCGCGCGCCTGGACCGCCTGATGCTGGAGCAAGTGCTCAAGCAGATGGCCGGCCACAGCCATAGCCTGGCGCTGAACCTCTCGGCGGCGACCTTGCAGGACGCCCAGGCGTTGAATCGGATTTTTGAGCTGCTACGCCAGCACAGCAACCTGGGCTCGCGCCTGACCCTGGAAATTGGCGAAGAACAATTGCCTGAGCAGGCGCTGCTGGAACAGTTAACCAAGCGCCTACGCGAGCTGGGCTTCTCCCTAAGCCTGCAGCGTTTTGGTGGGCGCTTCAGCATGATCGGCAACCTGGCGCGCCTGGGCCTGGCTTACTTGAAGATCGACGGCAGCTACATCCGCGCCATCGACCAGGAAAGCGACAAGCGCCTGTTTAT